The proteins below come from a single Chryseobacterium nepalense genomic window:
- the wecB gene encoding non-hydrolyzing UDP-N-acetylglucosamine 2-epimerase: MKKLKVITVVGTRPEIIRLSRVLSALDASEAIEHIIVHTGQNYDYELNQIFFEDLGLRKPDYFLEAAGKTATETVGNILIKIDPLLEELKPEAFLVLGDTNSCLCAIPAKKRQIPIFHMEAGNRCFDQRVPEETNRKIVDHTADINLTYSDIAREYLLREGLSADRIIKTGSPMFEVLHHYLPQIERSDVLTRLNIEEGKYFVVSSHREENINSEKNFKGLIQSLNAIAEKFELPIIVSTHPRTRNMIDKMNVEVRPEIQFLKPLGFHDYNALQMRSYAVLSDSGTISEESSILNFRALNIREAHERPEAMEEASVMMVGLSPERIMQGLAQLQQQKIGNERNYRPVADYSMPNVSEKMVRIILSYTDYINRVVWSKS; encoded by the coding sequence ATGAAGAAATTAAAAGTAATAACCGTCGTGGGAACACGGCCTGAAATCATCAGATTATCAAGAGTATTATCTGCTTTAGACGCTTCTGAAGCGATTGAACATATCATCGTCCATACGGGACAAAACTATGATTACGAACTAAACCAGATTTTCTTTGAAGATCTGGGACTTCGCAAGCCGGATTATTTCCTTGAAGCAGCCGGTAAAACGGCAACAGAAACCGTTGGAAATATTCTGATTAAAATAGATCCTCTTCTGGAAGAACTAAAACCGGAAGCTTTTCTGGTTTTGGGAGATACCAACTCATGTCTTTGTGCGATTCCCGCAAAAAAAAGACAGATACCTATTTTCCATATGGAAGCCGGAAACAGATGTTTCGACCAGAGAGTTCCTGAGGAGACCAACAGAAAAATTGTAGACCATACAGCAGATATTAATTTAACCTATTCAGACATTGCCAGAGAATATCTCTTGCGTGAAGGACTTTCTGCCGACAGGATTATTAAAACAGGATCTCCGATGTTCGAAGTCCTGCATCATTATCTTCCACAGATTGAAAGATCCGATGTGCTCACTCGTCTGAACATTGAAGAAGGAAAATATTTTGTAGTATCTTCTCACCGGGAAGAAAATATTAATTCAGAGAAAAATTTTAAAGGATTAATACAAAGCCTGAATGCAATTGCCGAAAAGTTTGAATTGCCGATCATTGTTTCCACTCATCCCAGAACCAGAAACATGATTGATAAAATGAACGTTGAGGTAAGACCGGAAATTCAGTTCTTAAAACCTTTGGGATTTCACGATTATAATGCATTGCAGATGAGAAGCTATGCAGTTTTATCAGATTCAGGAACAATTTCTGAAGAATCTTCAATTCTTAATTTCAGGGCATTAAACATTCGTGAGGCTCATGAACGGCCGGAAGCTATGGAAGAAGCATCCGTCATGATGGTAGGGCTTTCTCCTGAAAGAATCATGCAGGGACTTGCCCAGCTTCAGCAGCAGAAAATAGGAAATGAAAGGAATTACAGGCCGGTTGCAGATTATTCTATGCCCAATGTTTCCGAAAAGATGGTAAGAATTATTCTGAGCTATACCGATTATATTAACAGGGTTGTCTGGAGTAAAAGCTAA
- a CDS encoding MraY family glycosyltransferase: MIEYLLVFITLFILIQAYFAIADKYNIIDKPNHRSAHSQITLRGGGIIFPIAFVIFSIINYKEAMSMYWSFGLGLLSICLVSFIDDVKTLSGKIRITVHFLSVALLLNFAEMFSMMPVWVWPIFFIIVIGTLNAYNFMDGINGMTGAYTLVTLLTLFYINRDIIAFTQENFIIYAILASLVFLFFNFRKKAKCFAGDVGSMGIGFWLIALITLLIMKTQDYRYILLFSIYGIEVVLTIIERLLLKENIFEAHRRHLYQLLANEKKMSHLVISILYALAQLAVNVFLIHSKLPVYAVILIIFVPFGSIYLFLKLKLKKKVQSTVIK; encoded by the coding sequence ATGATAGAATATCTACTGGTTTTCATAACCTTATTCATTTTAATTCAGGCATATTTCGCAATAGCGGATAAGTATAATATTATCGATAAGCCTAACCATCGCAGTGCCCACTCGCAAATTACCCTCAGAGGAGGCGGAATCATTTTTCCGATTGCCTTTGTTATTTTCTCTATAATCAATTATAAAGAAGCAATGAGCATGTATTGGTCTTTCGGGCTCGGATTATTGTCAATTTGCCTGGTCAGTTTCATTGATGATGTCAAAACTTTATCAGGAAAAATAAGAATTACGGTGCATTTTTTATCGGTAGCACTTTTGCTGAATTTTGCAGAGATGTTCAGTATGATGCCGGTCTGGGTTTGGCCGATTTTCTTCATTATAGTGATAGGAACTCTCAATGCCTATAATTTTATGGATGGAATTAATGGCATGACTGGAGCTTACACATTGGTCACATTGTTAACCCTTTTTTATATCAATCGTGATATTATTGCATTTACACAGGAAAATTTTATAATCTATGCCATATTAGCATCCCTGGTTTTCCTGTTTTTTAATTTCAGAAAAAAGGCCAAATGCTTCGCCGGAGATGTGGGAAGTATGGGAATTGGTTTCTGGCTCATTGCACTTATTACTTTATTGATTATGAAGACACAGGATTACAGATATATACTCCTGTTTTCAATATATGGAATAGAGGTTGTACTGACAATTATAGAAAGGCTGCTCCTGAAAGAAAATATATTTGAAGCTCACAGGAGACATCTGTATCAGCTGCTGGCCAATGAGAAGAAAATGTCTCATCTCGTGATAAGTATACTCTATGCACTTGCACAATTGGCAGTAAATGTATTTTTAATACACTCGAAGCTTCCGGTTTATGCTGTTATTTTAATTATATTTGTTCCGTTTGGCAGCATTTATCTGTTCCTTAAATTAAAGCTGAAAAAGAAAGTACAATCAACCGTAATTAAATAA
- the rimO gene encoding 30S ribosomal protein S12 methylthiotransferase RimO: MRTKSVGKKKINVVTLGCSKNVYDSEVLMSQLKANGKEVVHEDKGDIVVINTCGFIDNAKEESINTILDYVEAKNRGEVEKVFVTGCLSERYKPDLIREIPDVDQYFGTRDLPILLKHLGADYKHELVGERLTTTPKHYAYLKISEGCDRPCSFCAIPLMRGGHISTPIEKLVSEAQKLAKKGTKELILIAQDLTYYGLDIYKKRALGDLLKELVKVDGIDWIRLHYAFPSGFPEDVLDIIREEPKVCNYIDIPLQHINSELLKSMKRGTTHEKTDALLAKFREKVPDMAIRTTLIVGYPGETEEIFQELKDWVKEQKFDRLGCFTYSHEENTGAYVLEDNIPQEVKEARVEEIMEIQSQISWEKNQEKIGQVYRCIFDRKEGNYFIGRTEYDSPDVDNTVLVSAEETYISIGEFANVKITSAEEFDLYGVLV; encoded by the coding sequence ATGCGTACAAAATCTGTAGGGAAGAAGAAAATCAATGTGGTAACGCTTGGATGTTCCAAGAATGTTTATGACTCTGAAGTTTTGATGAGCCAGCTGAAAGCCAATGGAAAAGAAGTAGTTCATGAAGACAAAGGAGATATTGTGGTCATCAATACCTGCGGATTTATAGATAATGCCAAAGAGGAATCCATCAATACAATTCTTGATTATGTTGAAGCTAAAAACAGGGGCGAAGTAGAAAAAGTATTTGTTACAGGATGTCTTTCGGAACGATACAAACCGGATCTTATAAGAGAAATTCCTGATGTAGACCAGTATTTCGGAACTAGAGATCTTCCGATTTTGCTTAAACATCTTGGCGCAGATTACAAACATGAGCTTGTAGGAGAGCGTTTAACAACTACTCCAAAACATTATGCCTATCTTAAAATTTCCGAAGGCTGCGACAGACCATGTTCCTTCTGTGCGATTCCTCTGATGAGAGGAGGCCACATTTCCACGCCAATCGAAAAGTTGGTTTCAGAAGCTCAAAAACTTGCTAAAAAAGGAACAAAAGAATTGATTCTTATTGCCCAGGATCTTACTTATTATGGATTGGACATCTATAAAAAAAGGGCGCTTGGCGATTTATTAAAAGAATTGGTAAAGGTAGATGGGATTGATTGGATCCGACTTCACTATGCTTTTCCAAGCGGTTTCCCGGAAGATGTTCTTGATATTATAAGAGAAGAACCGAAGGTCTGCAACTATATTGATATTCCGCTCCAGCATATCAACTCGGAGCTGCTGAAATCCATGAAAAGAGGAACTACCCACGAAAAGACAGATGCACTTTTAGCAAAATTCAGAGAGAAGGTTCCGGATATGGCCATCCGTACAACCCTTATCGTAGGATATCCGGGAGAAACTGAAGAGATTTTCCAGGAATTAAAAGATTGGGTGAAGGAGCAGAAATTTGACAGGTTAGGATGCTTCACATATTCTCACGAAGAAAATACCGGTGCTTATGTACTGGAAGATAATATTCCGCAGGAAGTTAAAGAAGCCAGAGTGGAAGAGATCATGGAAATCCAGTCTCAGATTTCCTGGGAAAAGAATCAGGAAAAAATAGGGCAGGTATATCGCTGTATTTTTGACCGTAAAGAAGGAAATTATTTCATAGGAAGAACGGAATACGATTCTCCCGATGTAGACAATACCGTTCTGGTATCTGCAGAAGAAACCTATATTTCCATTGGCGAATTTGCAAACGTAAAAATTACTTCTGCTGAAGAATTTGATCTTTACGGAGTGTTGGTATAA
- a CDS encoding NAD-dependent epimerase/dehydratase family protein → MKKIGITGQNGFVGSHLYNTLGLSPDKFERIHFERDFFENEEKLDEFVAQCDVIVHLAAMNRHSDPEVIYRNNIELVKKLITSLEKTKSKAHVLFSSSSQEEKDNLYGKSKKEGRQFLAEWAERSGGKFTGMVIPNVFGPFGKPNYNSFIATFCHKLTHGETPFIDQDGEVKLIYVAELVKEIINQIEDEKDINFYEVPHTSVNKVSEVLGKLQNYKKLYFENGEIPALETAFDLNLFNTFRCYFDIENHYPVKFTQHTDPRGAFVEVIRLGIGGQCSFSTTVPGITRGNHFHTRKIERFAVIKGKALIQLRKIDTDEVLDFFLDGAEPAYVDMPIWYTHNIKNIGEEELYTIFWINEPFNPEDADTYFVEV, encoded by the coding sequence ATGAAGAAAATCGGAATTACCGGCCAGAATGGTTTTGTCGGTTCGCATCTCTACAATACGCTTGGTTTATCACCGGATAAATTTGAAAGAATTCATTTCGAAAGGGATTTCTTCGAAAATGAAGAAAAACTGGATGAGTTTGTCGCGCAGTGTGATGTGATCGTACATCTTGCGGCAATGAACAGGCATTCTGATCCGGAAGTTATTTACAGGAATAATATTGAGCTTGTAAAAAAATTGATAACCTCTTTAGAAAAAACAAAATCTAAGGCGCATGTTCTCTTCTCATCATCATCTCAGGAAGAAAAAGATAATCTTTACGGCAAATCTAAAAAAGAAGGCCGTCAATTTCTGGCAGAATGGGCAGAAAGATCAGGAGGGAAATTTACGGGGATGGTTATTCCTAATGTTTTCGGCCCTTTTGGAAAGCCCAACTACAATTCCTTTATTGCAACCTTTTGTCATAAACTTACCCATGGGGAAACGCCGTTTATTGATCAGGACGGAGAGGTAAAATTAATCTATGTAGCAGAACTTGTAAAGGAAATCATCAATCAGATTGAAGACGAAAAAGATATAAATTTCTACGAAGTTCCGCATACCTCTGTAAATAAGGTTTCGGAGGTGCTCGGAAAATTACAAAATTATAAAAAATTATATTTTGAAAACGGGGAAATCCCTGCTTTGGAAACTGCTTTTGATTTAAATCTTTTCAATACTTTCCGATGCTATTTTGATATAGAAAATCATTATCCTGTAAAATTTACACAGCATACGGATCCGAGAGGAGCGTTTGTGGAGGTCATAAGACTTGGAATAGGCGGGCAATGCTCATTTTCAACTACAGTTCCTGGAATTACGAGAGGAAACCATTTTCATACACGGAAAATAGAGCGATTTGCTGTTATCAAAGGAAAAGCATTGATACAGCTGAGAAAAATAGATACGGATGAAGTACTGGATTTTTTTCTGGATGGAGCCGAGCCGGCTTATGTAGACATGCCGATCTGGTACACGCACAATATTAAAAATATAGGGGAAGAAGAGCTTTATACTATTTTCTGGATTAATGAGCCTTTTAATCCCGAGGATGCCGATACTTATTTTGTGGAAGTGTAG
- a CDS encoding WxcM-like domain-containing protein, giving the protein MEKPMLIQGKSFADDRGSLFFNNDFNASQIKRIYFIENRDTQFIRGWTGHKTEQRWFSATQGSFTINLIKIDNWEKPSENLPVLKFELNSENLDILHVPPGYASAIQSHHENSRLLVMADYALGEITDDYRFTINYFENLK; this is encoded by the coding sequence ATGGAAAAACCAATGCTTATTCAGGGGAAAAGCTTTGCAGATGACAGAGGAAGTCTTTTTTTTAATAATGATTTCAATGCCTCTCAGATCAAAAGAATCTACTTTATAGAAAACAGAGACACTCAGTTCATCAGAGGGTGGACCGGCCATAAAACGGAACAAAGATGGTTTTCTGCCACGCAGGGGAGTTTTACCATAAACCTGATTAAAATTGACAATTGGGAAAAACCGTCTGAAAATCTGCCGGTTTTAAAGTTTGAATTGAATTCAGAAAATTTAGACATTCTGCATGTTCCTCCGGGATATGCAAGTGCAATTCAGTCTCATCATGAAAATTCAAGATTGCTGGTAATGGCAGATTATGCCCTCGGCGAAATTACTGATGATTATCGTTTTACTATAAACTACTTCGAAAATTTGAAATAA
- a CDS encoding polysaccharide biosynthesis protein — protein MQIKDKTLLITGGTGSFGTAVLRKFIDTDHFKEIRIFSRDEKKQDDMRNQFKNDKLKFYIGDVRDYKSVEPATRGVDYIFHAAALKQVPSCEFFPMQAVKTNVEGTQNVIDAAVQNHVKKVICLSTDKAAYPINAMGISKAMMEKVAIAASRNVNDTVVCLTRYGNVMASRGSVIPLFVKQIKNGDSITITDPNMTRFLMSLEEAVDLVLFAFEHGNPGDLFVNKAPAGTIGDLAQALKEMFKADNPVKIIGTRHGEKLYETLCTREEMIKAEDMGDFYRIPADNRDLNYAQYFSEGTEDISKIEDYHSHNTQQQDVEGMKKLLMKLPLIRKEVLGEDNIMQYPD, from the coding sequence ATGCAGATTAAAGATAAAACACTTCTTATTACAGGAGGAACAGGCTCTTTCGGTACAGCTGTCCTCAGAAAATTTATTGATACGGATCACTTTAAAGAAATCCGTATTTTTTCCCGTGATGAGAAAAAACAGGATGATATGAGAAATCAGTTTAAAAATGATAAGCTGAAATTTTATATCGGTGATGTAAGAGACTATAAAAGTGTTGAGCCTGCAACAAGAGGAGTGGATTATATTTTTCATGCTGCCGCCCTTAAGCAGGTACCATCATGCGAATTTTTCCCTATGCAGGCCGTTAAAACTAATGTTGAAGGGACGCAAAATGTAATTGATGCTGCCGTTCAGAATCATGTAAAAAAAGTGATTTGTCTAAGCACGGATAAAGCAGCATACCCTATTAATGCAATGGGTATTTCAAAGGCTATGATGGAAAAAGTAGCCATTGCTGCATCCAGAAATGTTAATGATACAGTGGTTTGTCTTACAAGATACGGTAACGTAATGGCTTCCAGAGGATCCGTAATCCCTTTGTTTGTAAAGCAGATTAAAAACGGAGATTCTATTACTATTACAGACCCCAACATGACCAGGTTTCTGATGTCGCTTGAAGAAGCTGTAGACTTGGTATTATTCGCTTTTGAACATGGAAATCCCGGAGATTTATTCGTTAATAAAGCACCCGCCGGAACAATCGGTGATTTGGCACAGGCTTTAAAAGAAATGTTCAAAGCCGATAATCCCGTAAAAATTATCGGAACCAGACACGGCGAAAAATTGTATGAAACACTTTGTACCCGTGAAGAAATGATTAAGGCTGAAGATATGGGGGATTTTTACAGAATTCCGGCCGATAACAGGGATCTAAACTATGCCCAGTATTTTTCAGAGGGAACAGAGGATATCTCCAAAATTGAAGATTACCATTCTCATAACACACAGCAGCAGGATGTAGAAGGAATGAAAAAGCTTTTAATGAAACTGCCGCTCATAAGAAAAGAGGTCTTAGGAGAAGACAATATAATGCAATATCCCGATTAA
- the rfbC gene encoding dTDP-4-dehydrorhamnose 3,5-epimerase, protein MKIKETPLKDCYIIEPTIFEDERGYFFEKYNEKRFEELTGMNGHFVQDNISKSSYGVIRGIHLQKGEHAQAKLVSCLEGRVWDVAVDLRKDSPTFGKWFGIELTAENKTQLYVPRGFGHGFSVLSETAVFAYKCDNFYNKESEAGVVYNDSNLNIDWIVPAEDAVLSEKDQILPAFNHE, encoded by the coding sequence ATGAAAATAAAAGAAACTCCTCTGAAAGACTGTTATATAATTGAACCTACAATTTTTGAAGATGAAAGAGGATATTTTTTTGAAAAGTATAATGAAAAAAGATTTGAGGAACTTACCGGAATGAATGGTCATTTTGTTCAGGACAATATATCCAAATCTTCATATGGAGTAATCCGCGGAATTCATTTGCAGAAAGGAGAACATGCGCAGGCGAAATTGGTTTCCTGTCTTGAAGGCCGGGTATGGGATGTTGCGGTAGATCTGAGGAAAGATTCTCCTACATTCGGGAAATGGTTCGGAATTGAACTTACGGCAGAAAATAAGACACAACTGTATGTGCCTAGAGGTTTCGGACATGGTTTTTCTGTGTTAAGTGAAACAGCCGTTTTCGCATATAAATGTGATAATTTTTACAATAAAGAATCAGAAGCAGGTGTTGTTTACAATGATTCCAATTTAAACATAGACTGGATCGTTCCAGCGGAAGATGCTGTCTTATCCGAAAAAGACCAAATTTTACCCGCTTTTAATCACGAATAG
- a CDS encoding NAD-dependent epimerase/dehydratase family protein, with product MKTIITGASGFVGQNLSQFLKNENHNVETLSLRSEWTLDINADALIHLAGKAHDIENSSDAEDYFKINTDLTKKIFDEFLNSNIRDFIYFSSVKAVADCVVDILHEDHMAEPKTPYGKSKLLAEEYLLSKALPSTKRLFIIRPCMIHGPGNKGNLNLLYKMVKMGMPWPLGAFDNKRSFLSIDNVNFLVLQLLQNKEITSGIYNFADDEFLSTNELIKIIDEALGKRTKQLNVYPDIINIFSKVGDKIKLPLNSERLKKLTENYKVSNHKIKSALDIRQLPVSTREGLIKTIKSFQHK from the coding sequence ATGAAAACAATTATTACAGGAGCTTCAGGGTTTGTAGGACAAAATCTCTCACAATTCCTAAAGAATGAAAATCATAATGTAGAGACTTTGTCATTGCGGTCCGAATGGACTCTTGACATCAATGCCGATGCCCTGATCCACCTGGCCGGGAAAGCACACGATATTGAAAACAGTTCGGATGCAGAAGATTATTTCAAAATTAATACAGATCTTACAAAAAAAATTTTTGATGAGTTTTTGAATTCAAATATCAGAGATTTTATTTATTTTAGCAGCGTAAAGGCTGTCGCAGACTGTGTTGTGGATATTTTACATGAAGACCACATGGCAGAACCTAAAACTCCTTATGGGAAATCTAAATTGCTGGCGGAAGAATATTTACTTTCCAAAGCACTTCCCAGCACAAAAAGACTTTTTATTATTCGCCCTTGTATGATTCATGGCCCCGGAAATAAAGGCAATCTTAATCTTTTGTATAAAATGGTCAAAATGGGCATGCCATGGCCATTAGGAGCATTTGATAATAAAAGATCATTTTTAAGTATTGATAATGTTAATTTTTTGGTATTACAATTACTTCAAAATAAAGAAATTACATCTGGAATATATAATTTTGCGGATGACGAATTTTTATCAACTAATGAATTGATAAAGATTATTGATGAAGCACTTGGTAAAAGAACAAAGCAATTGAATGTGTATCCGGATATTATAAATATTTTTTCAAAAGTAGGTGATAAAATAAAACTTCCTTTAAACTCAGAAAGATTAAAAAAGCTGACCGAAAATTATAAAGTTTCCAATCATAAAATAAAATCAGCTTTAGATATCAGGCAACTTCCTGTTTCCACAAGAGAAGGATTAATAAAAACTATAAAAAGCTTTCAACACAAATGA
- a CDS encoding O-antigen ligase family protein, with protein MEKIESLKYSLIRNQEMYFLIFALFGYIFGYIDPYNSSGYPHYINAFIRAALFVISVYFIGKNISMIKERKVLVAAFVTFFSFYLFKLYHTIPDLNLPADALQKLKYSIYYFGFVVIPVPVVALLSLNYEKIDFKKFFRIVFWLYFILLVINFIHTHFIFGNYSSNGRSGIFRLYYITVGHYGLSLIIMALYSFLILKIKGFQYIIAVFLGLFPMYVAAARSPVLALVIILFVFLMLLNKRKYWISFFSLILLSFLALYFIYQSKIAEDFIFFKRLNAAIFENNASGRAFYLNSGIEIFREHPLIGGNALLSDGAYSHNIFIDILMSTGLLGMVLFIIYFKFVIRSFFKVLKNIYQYKESGILIFFFLQYLILAQTSGSLYLSFELWYFGAAVIGLGYINFTNEEIKSNNRRGNTA; from the coding sequence ATGGAAAAAATAGAAAGTCTAAAATATTCGCTCATCAGAAATCAGGAAATGTATTTCCTGATATTTGCCTTATTCGGCTATATTTTTGGCTACATAGATCCTTACAATTCCAGTGGATATCCTCATTATATCAATGCATTCATAAGAGCGGCTTTATTTGTGATATCTGTATATTTCATAGGTAAAAATATCTCAATGATTAAAGAAAGAAAAGTATTGGTAGCAGCATTTGTTACTTTTTTCTCTTTTTACCTGTTCAAACTTTATCACACGATTCCGGATCTCAATTTACCGGCAGATGCATTGCAAAAACTGAAATATTCTATTTATTATTTTGGTTTTGTCGTCATACCGGTACCTGTTGTTGCTCTGTTAAGCCTGAATTATGAAAAAATTGATTTTAAAAAATTTTTCCGGATCGTATTCTGGCTTTATTTTATTCTTTTGGTTATCAATTTTATTCATACTCACTTTATTTTTGGTAATTATTCAAGTAATGGAAGAAGCGGTATATTCAGATTGTATTACATCACAGTCGGACATTACGGGTTAAGTCTGATTATCATGGCGCTGTATAGTTTTTTAATTTTAAAAATTAAAGGATTTCAATATATCATTGCAGTTTTTCTCGGGCTTTTTCCCATGTATGTTGCCGCAGCAAGAAGTCCGGTTCTGGCACTGGTAATTATTCTTTTTGTGTTTTTAATGTTATTGAATAAAAGAAAATACTGGATATCTTTCTTTAGTCTTATATTATTATCTTTTCTTGCTTTATATTTTATATATCAAAGTAAAATAGCTGAAGATTTTATTTTTTTTAAAAGATTAAATGCTGCAATTTTTGAAAATAATGCTTCAGGAAGGGCTTTTTACTTAAATAGCGGGATAGAGATATTCAGGGAACATCCTTTAATTGGAGGAAATGCTTTATTAAGCGATGGAGCCTATTCACACAATATTTTTATAGATATATTAATGTCAACAGGATTATTGGGTATGGTGCTCTTTATAATTTATTTTAAATTTGTAATCAGAAGCTTTTTTAAAGTTCTGAAGAATATTTATCAATATAAAGAAAGCGGAATCTTAATTTTCTTTTTCCTGCAGTATTTAATTTTGGCTCAGACCTCGGGAAGCCTTTATTTATCATTTGAGTTGTGGTATTTTGGAGCAGCCGTTATCGGCTTAGGATATATAAATTTTACAAATGAAGAAATTAAAAGTAATAACCGTCGTGGGAACACGGCCTGA
- a CDS encoding septal ring lytic transglycosylase RlpA family protein → MMKRLILVIIMMISTLGVYSFKMNAIDAKKTSYASYYHDKFNGRKTASGEIFDNAKFTAANRTLPFGTNIKVTNLNNGKEVIVKINDRGPYHSSRALDMSKAAFDEIGDTDRGTIPVEYEIVD, encoded by the coding sequence ATGATGAAAAGATTAATTCTCGTAATCATAATGATGATTTCAACCCTTGGTGTTTATTCATTCAAAATGAATGCCATAGATGCGAAAAAAACAAGTTATGCATCGTACTACCACGATAAATTTAACGGTAGAAAAACGGCCAGCGGAGAGATTTTCGATAATGCAAAATTTACTGCAGCCAACAGAACGCTTCCTTTTGGAACAAACATTAAGGTAACCAACCTGAACAATGGTAAAGAGGTAATTGTGAAAATTAATGATAGAGGACCTTACCATTCGTCAAGAGCTTTGGATATGTCTAAAGCTGCGTTCGATGAAATCGGAGATACCGACCGCGGTACGATTCCGGTGGAATATGAAATTGTCGATTAA
- a CDS encoding glycosyltransferase family 4 protein, with product MKILIVTQYFYPENFKSNDLAFELKKRGHDVTVLTGIPNYPEGKIYEGYGYFKKRTQYINNVKIIRTLLVPRGSGGGLRLFLNYFSWAFFASLKALQLSSKKYDAIIVHEPSPITQFYPALVLKKLQKTPVYFWVMDLWPESLEIAGGIKNKFILNFFTGMVRNFYKESEKILITSKGFEKSILEKGDFKNKIHYFPNWAEDTISSGNTAFPIPELPDGFRIMFAGNIGEAQDMDNIMKAALLLKENKEIKFILLGDGRKMPFVQEFISENHLENTVYTLGRFPVDAMATFFNAADILLVSLKDDPIFNLTVPAKVQAYMSSGKPILAMLNGEGAENIAEAQCGFSVPAGNSEELAATIEKISQMKKEDLIILGRNGKQFYELNYKMEQCISNLEKLISQK from the coding sequence ATGAAAATTCTTATTGTAACGCAGTATTTTTACCCGGAAAACTTTAAAAGCAATGACCTCGCTTTCGAATTAAAGAAGCGAGGACATGATGTTACCGTACTCACCGGAATTCCAAATTACCCTGAAGGTAAAATATATGAGGGATATGGATATTTTAAAAAAAGAACGCAATATATCAACAATGTCAAGATTATAAGAACATTATTGGTGCCGAGAGGTAGTGGTGGCGGTCTGAGATTATTTCTCAATTATTTTAGCTGGGCATTTTTTGCCTCATTAAAAGCATTGCAGCTATCTTCAAAAAAATATGATGCAATTATAGTGCATGAACCTTCACCCATTACTCAGTTTTATCCTGCGCTGGTTTTAAAAAAACTGCAAAAGACGCCTGTCTATTTTTGGGTAATGGATTTATGGCCCGAAAGCCTTGAAATTGCCGGAGGTATCAAAAATAAATTCATACTCAACTTTTTCACCGGGATGGTGCGGAACTTTTACAAAGAATCAGAAAAAATACTGATCACCTCTAAAGGTTTTGAAAAATCTATTCTGGAAAAAGGCGATTTTAAAAATAAAATTCACTATTTTCCCAACTGGGCAGAAGACACTATATCCTCTGGCAATACAGCATTCCCTATTCCCGAACTTCCGGATGGATTCAGGATTATGTTTGCCGGAAATATAGGGGAAGCTCAGGATATGGACAATATTATGAAGGCAGCTTTATTACTTAAAGAAAATAAAGAAATTAAATTTATTTTACTGGGAGATGGCAGAAAAATGCCTTTTGTACAGGAGTTTATCTCAGAAAATCATCTTGAGAATACTGTTTATACCTTAGGACGTTTTCCTGTTGATGCAATGGCTACCTTTTTTAATGCTGCAGATATATTATTGGTAAGTCTTAAAGATGATCCGATATTCAACCTTACTGTTCCTGCAAAGGTTCAGGCTTATATGAGTTCCGGGAAGCCCATTCTTGCTATGCTGAATGGTGAAGGAGCAGAAAATATCGCTGAAGCACAATGCGGATTTTCCGTTCCAGCGGGTAATAGTGAAGAATTAGCCGCGACAATTGAAAAAATATCACAAATGAAAAAAGAAGATTTGATAATTTTAGGAAGAAATGGAAAACAATTTTATGAGTTAAATTATAAAATGGAACAGTGTATTTCAAATCTTGAAAAACTAATTTCCCAAAAATGA